Proteins encoded in a region of the Phalacrocorax carbo chromosome 15, bPhaCar2.1, whole genome shotgun sequence genome:
- the RNF215 gene encoding RING finger protein 215 has protein sequence MAAVRAALLAPLLALCRGGPGAAPGPGAAARVEVSVAGPGPGDGPGSGAGAAAGPGGAYTLRGAVLGVGGGRGGPGRGGPREEEEEEEIRGRLLLVGDAEPELGTADSWIGVVPVGEDPAEVPRGAKEESFTATVVSKMKRALVLGASALLILALNQNAIRELDVSQLLAKPVIVIQSSDNVTKLLGALLRGLQATAKITYQAVLLENLGVTLTLWSTCGLSRGGLYGEWQGVICTGENSSQVQKYLQQLWNTILLIALLLCTGVIVQAQRQSRQDPLEQDAELDLKQHIRRQLSALKTRRYHPGKPLRSQACEIDSCAVCLDQFHKSQWLRVLPCSHEFHRDCVDPWLLLQQTCPLCKRNILGNCCTES, from the exons ATGGCGGCCGTGCGGGCTGCGCTGCTGGCGCCGCTGCTGGCGCTctgccggggcgggccgggagCGGCGCCggggcccggggccgccgcccgcgtcgaggtgtcggtggccgggcccgggccgggggaCGGacccgggagcggggcgggggcggccgcgggtCCTGGCGGCGCCTACACGCTGCGGGGGGCCGTGCTGGGAgtggggggcggccggggcgggccaGGCCGGGGGGGCccgcgggaggaggaggaggaggaggagatccGCGGGCGCCTGCTGCTG GTGGGAGAtgcagagccagagctgggCACTGCTGACAGCTGGATTGGTGTGGTGCCTGTGGGTGAGGACCCAGCCGAGGTCCCCCGGGGCGCCAAGGAGGAGTCCTTCACCGCCACTGTCGTCAGCAAG ATGAAGCGAGCCCTGGTGCTGGGGGCGTCAGCCCTGCTCATCCTGGCGCTGAACCAGAACGCCATACGGGAG CTGGATgtttcccagcttcttgccAAGCCTGTGATTGTGATCCAGTCTTCGGACAATGTCACCAAGCTGCTGGGAGCGCTGCTGCG TGGGCTTCAGGCTACGGCGAAGATCACGTaccaggcagtgctgctggagaACCTG GGAGTGACCCTCACCCTGTGGTCGACCTGCGGCCTCTCTCGAGGGGGTCTCTATGGGGAATGGCAGGGGGTCATCTGCACGGGGGAGAACAGCTCGCAGGTCCAG AAGTATCTCCAGCAACTGTGGAACACCATCCTGCTGATCGCCCTGCTCCTCTGCACCGGGGTAATCGTGCAGGCCCAGCGTCAGTCGCGGCAAGACCCATTGGAGCAGGACGCCGAG CTGGatctgaagcagcacattcgGCGGCAGCTGTCAGCACTGAAAACCCGGCGGTACCATCCCGGCAAACCGCTCCGGAGCCAGGCCTGCGAGATCGATAGCTGTGCTGTCTGCTTGGACCAGTTCCACAAGAGCCAG TGGCTGCgggtgctgccctgctcccatgAGTTCCATCGGGACTGTGTGGACCCCTggctcctcctgcagcagacCTGCCCTCTCTGCAAGCGCAACATCCTGG GGAACTGCTGCACGGAGAGCTAG
- the CCDC157 gene encoding coiled-coil domain-containing protein 157 isoform X1 has product MTLLQEWSGTGCPERWWSHHPWGRSKNAQTWHLGTWLRRPGGVGLAVDDPAELFQPQQSDESAAGRRGGQCACAAGSTISAPQGGGDRFRGRREREDRTIVAGGGATRGAVSEGAWSRGRDLPGCHSSRRWRRGPRTGPGPAPPRPGIPRSSRPLRWSRPPRSDPSPVGQSVRHRPGGPAASRGVPAPASPTSSMAHLLGHPGCMESLRADLRDLQAAIADVSSRAGAVRFPSWKFPDKVSCDLDLSVLLERYGYAESDPEFSQHSHVVLLELLIDRRLLLLLQSFMGYMENLLSERAIPPTQAVGPCMSAGLTVRRYWCSMLKLGACYQQLVAEKAACRKEIPTRQSTSQAGKPEDTCLKHCSPNILELRTSTKFAQSTSLCPSLSVCAPDSDSSGSFLTAACSVAESSRSIPTQITRSSVGPCDACASAQAILREVGNAITSICQSQNIPSALSRFQEMVEESKGRRTLSAMDMSYWASEQTKDLSRISKHLQMLLQQVNPLKSKLEESEKQKDKLQKQVEDFSRLLQVEKETQAQQRKEAEQNLEVKNKDYLEAVARLEQDKDDLRRGAALLEEQFSTLKEELAAKQAAVQELEATKATLLEEMRTTMVARSWVLELEKKVQVLAGQRESLGQELSATTTQLEKEKAKVESMLRHQESLQAKQSTLLLQLDSLDQEREELQASLGEAEESTARLAEQLEESREQSRQQLRTQQELLDALQREKLSLEQSVLELQANISKLEEQTQELKERERLLVFFPELHIPAETQFESTGSLTEDMEKQLQANSIRISVLEQENVRLRSALAKVKVAAEQGVLKLVPQTQLWSQLSSQCTVEAGQQDAGRPSSRGSRDSTGMHGCTGEARQRALGSQQPKPLLAEPACKTGPCLSFAVEGLVLSPPKPRGRGKTPPLPSHRTSGHRK; this is encoded by the exons atgactttactgcaagagtggtcaggcacaggctgcccggagaggtggtggagtcaccatccctggggacGTTCAAAAAACGcgcagacgtggcacttggggacatggctgaggaggcctgggggtgttgggttggcggttgaTGATCCCGCAGAacttttccaacctcaacaaTCCGACGAGTCTGCAGCCGGCCGGCGGGGAGGGCAGTGCGCATGCGCCGCGGGAAGTACCATTAGCGCGCCGCAAGGAGGGGGGGATCGCTTCAGAGGGAGGCGGGAGCGGGAGGACCGTACCATTgtggcggggggcggggctaCCCGCGGCGCGGTAAGTGAGGGGGCGTGGTCTAGGGGGCGCGACCTGCCCGGTTGCCATAGCAGCAGACGGTGGCGGCGCGGTCCCCGCACAGGCCCTGGCCCGGCGCCCCCTCGCCCCGGGATCCCCCGGTCGTCCAGGCCACTGCGCTGGTCCCGTCCCCCCCGCAGTGACCCGTCCCCCGTCGGGCAGTCCGTCCGTCACAGGCCTGGTGGCCCTGCCGCAAGCCGCGGGGTGCccgccccagcctcccccaccagcagcatgGCGCACCTCCTGGGCCACCCCGGCTGCATGGAGAGCCTGCGGGCCGACCTGAGGGACCTGCAGGCAGCCATCGCCGACGTCTCCTCCCGGGCCGGGGCCGTGCGTTTCCCCTCCTGGAAGTTCCCTGATAAAGTGTCCTGCGACCTGGACCTGTCAGTGCTGCTGGAGCGGTACGGCTATGCCGAGAGCGACCCGGAATTTAGCCAGCACTCCCACgtggtgctgctggagctgctgatAGACAG aagactgctgctgctgcttcagagcttCATGGGCTACATGGAAAACCTGCTCAGTGAGCGAGCCATCCCCCCGACGCAGGCAGTGGGACCCTGCATGTCTGCTGGGCTGACAGTGAGGAGGTACTGGTGCAGCATGCTGAAACTGGGGGCCTGCTACCAGCAGCTCGTGGCCGAG AAAGCAGCTTGCAGGAAGGAGATCCCCACACGGCAATCCACTTCCCAGGCTGGGAAACCTGAGGACACGTGCCTGAAACACTGCTCACCTAACATTTTGGAGTTAAGAACTTCCACAAAATTTGCCCAGTCCACCTCTCTGTGCCCATCACTGAGTGTCTGTGCACCAGACAGCGACTCCTCGGGCAGCTTCCTGACCGCTGCCTGCAGCGTGGCCGAGAGCAGCCGCAGCATCCCCACGCAGATAACAAGGTCTTCTGTGGGACCTTGTGACGCCTGTGCCAGCGCCCAGGCCATTCTCCGTGAGGTCGGCAATGCCATCACCAGCATCTGCCAGAGCCAGAACATCCCCTCAGCTCTGAGCAGGTTCCAGGAGATGGtggaggaaagcaaagggaGAAGGACCCTCTCTGCAATGGACATGAGCTACTGGGCCTCAGAGCAGACCAAGGACCTCTCCCGGATCAGCAAACACCtccagatgctgctgcagcaggtcaACCCTCTGAAGTCTAAGCTGGAAGaatcagagaaacagaaggacaAGCTGCAGAAACAAGTTGAGGACTTCTCCAGGTTGCTTCAGGTGGAGAAGGAGACCCAAGcgcagcagaggaaggaggctGAGCAGAACCTGGAAGTAAAGAACAAAGACTATTTAGAGGCTGTagccaggctggagcaggacaAGGATGACCTACGGAGAG gagctgctctgctggaagAGCAATTCTCCACCTTAAAGGAGGAGCTGGCTGCGAAGCAGGCTGCTGTTCAGGAGCTGG AGGCGACAAAGGCAACCTTGCTGGAGGAGATGAGGACCACAATGGTGGCCAGGAGCtgggtgctggagctggagaagaAGGTGCAGGTGCTCGCTGGCCAGCGGGAGAGCCTGGGCCAGGAGCTGAGTGCCACCACCACccagctggagaaggagaaggCCAAAGTGGAGAGCATGCTGCGGCACCAGGAG TCCCTGCAGGCTAAGCAGagcaccctgctgctgcagctcgaCAGCCTGGACCAGGAGCGTGAGGAGCTGCAAGCCAGCCTGGGAGAGGCCGAGGAGAGCACGGCCAGGCtagcagagcagctggaggagagccgggagcagagcaggcaacAGCTACGGACGCAGCAG GAGCTGCTGGACGCACTGCAACGGGAGAAGCTGAGCCTGGAGCAGTCTGTCTTGGAGCTGCAGGCAAACATCTCCAAGCTGGAGGAGCAGACACAGGAGCTGAAGGAGCGGGAGAGGCTGCTGGTGTTCTTCCCTGAGCTCCACATCCCCGCTGAGACACAGTTTGAGA GCACCGGGAGCTTGACCGAGGACatggagaagcagctgcaggCTAACAGCATCCGGATCagtgtgctggagcaggagaacGTGCGGCTCAGGTCTGCGCTAGCCAAAGTGAAggtggctgctgagcagggtgtGCTGAAG ctcGTCCCACAGACCCAGCTGTGGTCTCAACTCAGCAGCCAGTGCACGGTggaggctgggcagcaggaTGCAGG GCGGCCGAGCAGCCgaggcagcagggacagcacaGGGATGCACGGATGCACAGGCGAGGCCCGGCAGCGAGCTCTCGgcagccagcagccaaagcCGCTCTTGGCAGAGCCTGCGTGCAAGACCGGACCCTGCCTCTCGTTCGCAGTGGAGGGCCTGGTGCTCAGCCCCCCCAAGCCACGAGGGAGAGGCAAAACGCCACCCCTCCCCTCTCACCGCACTAGTGGCCACCGCAAATAA
- the CCDC157 gene encoding coiled-coil domain-containing protein 157 isoform X3, with product MTLLQEWSGTGCPERWWSHHPWGRSKNAQTWHLGTWLRRPGGVGLAVDDPAELFQPQQSDESAAGRRGGQCACAAGSTISAPQGGGDRFRGRREREDRTIVAGGGATRGAVSEGAWSRGRDLPGCHSSRRWRRGPRTGPGPAPPRPGIPRSSRPLRWSRPPRSDPSPVGQSVRHRPGGPAASRGVPAPASPTSSMAHLLGHPGCMESLRADLRDLQAAIADVSSRAGAVRFPSWKFPDKVSCDLDLSVLLERYGYAESDPEFSQHSHVVLLELLIDRRLLLLLQSFMGYMENLLSERAIPPTQAVGPCMSAGLTVRRKQLAGRRSPHGNPLPRLGNLRTRA from the exons atgactttactgcaagagtggtcaggcacaggctgcccggagaggtggtggagtcaccatccctggggacGTTCAAAAAACGcgcagacgtggcacttggggacatggctgaggaggcctgggggtgttgggttggcggttgaTGATCCCGCAGAacttttccaacctcaacaaTCCGACGAGTCTGCAGCCGGCCGGCGGGGAGGGCAGTGCGCATGCGCCGCGGGAAGTACCATTAGCGCGCCGCAAGGAGGGGGGGATCGCTTCAGAGGGAGGCGGGAGCGGGAGGACCGTACCATTgtggcggggggcggggctaCCCGCGGCGCGGTAAGTGAGGGGGCGTGGTCTAGGGGGCGCGACCTGCCCGGTTGCCATAGCAGCAGACGGTGGCGGCGCGGTCCCCGCACAGGCCCTGGCCCGGCGCCCCCTCGCCCCGGGATCCCCCGGTCGTCCAGGCCACTGCGCTGGTCCCGTCCCCCCCGCAGTGACCCGTCCCCCGTCGGGCAGTCCGTCCGTCACAGGCCTGGTGGCCCTGCCGCAAGCCGCGGGGTGCccgccccagcctcccccaccagcagcatgGCGCACCTCCTGGGCCACCCCGGCTGCATGGAGAGCCTGCGGGCCGACCTGAGGGACCTGCAGGCAGCCATCGCCGACGTCTCCTCCCGGGCCGGGGCCGTGCGTTTCCCCTCCTGGAAGTTCCCTGATAAAGTGTCCTGCGACCTGGACCTGTCAGTGCTGCTGGAGCGGTACGGCTATGCCGAGAGCGACCCGGAATTTAGCCAGCACTCCCACgtggtgctgctggagctgctgatAGACAG aagactgctgctgctgcttcagagcttCATGGGCTACATGGAAAACCTGCTCAGTGAGCGAGCCATCCCCCCGACGCAGGCAGTGGGACCCTGCATGTCTGCTGGGCTGACAGTGAGGAG AAAGCAGCTTGCAGGAAGGAGATCCCCACACGGCAATCCACTTCCCAGGCTGGGAAACCTGAGGACACGTGCCTGA
- the CCDC157 gene encoding coiled-coil domain-containing protein 157 isoform X2, producing MTLLQEWSGTGCPERWWSHHPWGRSKNAQTWHLGTWLRRPGGVGLAVDDPAELFQPQQSDESAAGRRGGQCACAAGSTISAPQGGGDRFRGRREREDRTIVAGGGATRGAVSEGAWSRGRDLPGCHSSRRWRRGPRTGPGPAPPRPGIPRSSRPLRWSRPPRSDPSPVGQSVRHRPGGPAASRGVPAPASPTSSMAHLLGHPGCMESLRADLRDLQAAIADVSSRAGAVRFPSWKFPDKVSCDLDLSVLLERYGYAESDPEFSQHSHVVLLELLIDRLLLLLQSFMGYMENLLSERAIPPTQAVGPCMSAGLTVRRYWCSMLKLGACYQQLVAEKAACRKEIPTRQSTSQAGKPEDTCLKHCSPNILELRTSTKFAQSTSLCPSLSVCAPDSDSSGSFLTAACSVAESSRSIPTQITRSSVGPCDACASAQAILREVGNAITSICQSQNIPSALSRFQEMVEESKGRRTLSAMDMSYWASEQTKDLSRISKHLQMLLQQVNPLKSKLEESEKQKDKLQKQVEDFSRLLQVEKETQAQQRKEAEQNLEVKNKDYLEAVARLEQDKDDLRRGAALLEEQFSTLKEELAAKQAAVQELEATKATLLEEMRTTMVARSWVLELEKKVQVLAGQRESLGQELSATTTQLEKEKAKVESMLRHQESLQAKQSTLLLQLDSLDQEREELQASLGEAEESTARLAEQLEESREQSRQQLRTQQELLDALQREKLSLEQSVLELQANISKLEEQTQELKERERLLVFFPELHIPAETQFESTGSLTEDMEKQLQANSIRISVLEQENVRLRSALAKVKVAAEQGVLKLVPQTQLWSQLSSQCTVEAGQQDAGRPSSRGSRDSTGMHGCTGEARQRALGSQQPKPLLAEPACKTGPCLSFAVEGLVLSPPKPRGRGKTPPLPSHRTSGHRK from the exons atgactttactgcaagagtggtcaggcacaggctgcccggagaggtggtggagtcaccatccctggggacGTTCAAAAAACGcgcagacgtggcacttggggacatggctgaggaggcctgggggtgttgggttggcggttgaTGATCCCGCAGAacttttccaacctcaacaaTCCGACGAGTCTGCAGCCGGCCGGCGGGGAGGGCAGTGCGCATGCGCCGCGGGAAGTACCATTAGCGCGCCGCAAGGAGGGGGGGATCGCTTCAGAGGGAGGCGGGAGCGGGAGGACCGTACCATTgtggcggggggcggggctaCCCGCGGCGCGGTAAGTGAGGGGGCGTGGTCTAGGGGGCGCGACCTGCCCGGTTGCCATAGCAGCAGACGGTGGCGGCGCGGTCCCCGCACAGGCCCTGGCCCGGCGCCCCCTCGCCCCGGGATCCCCCGGTCGTCCAGGCCACTGCGCTGGTCCCGTCCCCCCCGCAGTGACCCGTCCCCCGTCGGGCAGTCCGTCCGTCACAGGCCTGGTGGCCCTGCCGCAAGCCGCGGGGTGCccgccccagcctcccccaccagcagcatgGCGCACCTCCTGGGCCACCCCGGCTGCATGGAGAGCCTGCGGGCCGACCTGAGGGACCTGCAGGCAGCCATCGCCGACGTCTCCTCCCGGGCCGGGGCCGTGCGTTTCCCCTCCTGGAAGTTCCCTGATAAAGTGTCCTGCGACCTGGACCTGTCAGTGCTGCTGGAGCGGTACGGCTATGCCGAGAGCGACCCGGAATTTAGCCAGCACTCCCACgtggtgctgctggagctgctgatAGACAG actgctgctgctgcttcagagcttCATGGGCTACATGGAAAACCTGCTCAGTGAGCGAGCCATCCCCCCGACGCAGGCAGTGGGACCCTGCATGTCTGCTGGGCTGACAGTGAGGAGGTACTGGTGCAGCATGCTGAAACTGGGGGCCTGCTACCAGCAGCTCGTGGCCGAG AAAGCAGCTTGCAGGAAGGAGATCCCCACACGGCAATCCACTTCCCAGGCTGGGAAACCTGAGGACACGTGCCTGAAACACTGCTCACCTAACATTTTGGAGTTAAGAACTTCCACAAAATTTGCCCAGTCCACCTCTCTGTGCCCATCACTGAGTGTCTGTGCACCAGACAGCGACTCCTCGGGCAGCTTCCTGACCGCTGCCTGCAGCGTGGCCGAGAGCAGCCGCAGCATCCCCACGCAGATAACAAGGTCTTCTGTGGGACCTTGTGACGCCTGTGCCAGCGCCCAGGCCATTCTCCGTGAGGTCGGCAATGCCATCACCAGCATCTGCCAGAGCCAGAACATCCCCTCAGCTCTGAGCAGGTTCCAGGAGATGGtggaggaaagcaaagggaGAAGGACCCTCTCTGCAATGGACATGAGCTACTGGGCCTCAGAGCAGACCAAGGACCTCTCCCGGATCAGCAAACACCtccagatgctgctgcagcaggtcaACCCTCTGAAGTCTAAGCTGGAAGaatcagagaaacagaaggacaAGCTGCAGAAACAAGTTGAGGACTTCTCCAGGTTGCTTCAGGTGGAGAAGGAGACCCAAGcgcagcagaggaaggaggctGAGCAGAACCTGGAAGTAAAGAACAAAGACTATTTAGAGGCTGTagccaggctggagcaggacaAGGATGACCTACGGAGAG gagctgctctgctggaagAGCAATTCTCCACCTTAAAGGAGGAGCTGGCTGCGAAGCAGGCTGCTGTTCAGGAGCTGG AGGCGACAAAGGCAACCTTGCTGGAGGAGATGAGGACCACAATGGTGGCCAGGAGCtgggtgctggagctggagaagaAGGTGCAGGTGCTCGCTGGCCAGCGGGAGAGCCTGGGCCAGGAGCTGAGTGCCACCACCACccagctggagaaggagaaggCCAAAGTGGAGAGCATGCTGCGGCACCAGGAG TCCCTGCAGGCTAAGCAGagcaccctgctgctgcagctcgaCAGCCTGGACCAGGAGCGTGAGGAGCTGCAAGCCAGCCTGGGAGAGGCCGAGGAGAGCACGGCCAGGCtagcagagcagctggaggagagccgggagcagagcaggcaacAGCTACGGACGCAGCAG GAGCTGCTGGACGCACTGCAACGGGAGAAGCTGAGCCTGGAGCAGTCTGTCTTGGAGCTGCAGGCAAACATCTCCAAGCTGGAGGAGCAGACACAGGAGCTGAAGGAGCGGGAGAGGCTGCTGGTGTTCTTCCCTGAGCTCCACATCCCCGCTGAGACACAGTTTGAGA GCACCGGGAGCTTGACCGAGGACatggagaagcagctgcaggCTAACAGCATCCGGATCagtgtgctggagcaggagaacGTGCGGCTCAGGTCTGCGCTAGCCAAAGTGAAggtggctgctgagcagggtgtGCTGAAG ctcGTCCCACAGACCCAGCTGTGGTCTCAACTCAGCAGCCAGTGCACGGTggaggctgggcagcaggaTGCAGG GCGGCCGAGCAGCCgaggcagcagggacagcacaGGGATGCACGGATGCACAGGCGAGGCCCGGCAGCGAGCTCTCGgcagccagcagccaaagcCGCTCTTGGCAGAGCCTGCGTGCAAGACCGGACCCTGCCTCTCGTTCGCAGTGGAGGGCCTGGTGCTCAGCCCCCCCAAGCCACGAGGGAGAGGCAAAACGCCACCCCTCCCCTCTCACCGCACTAGTGGCCACCGCAAATAA
- the SF3A1 gene encoding splicing factor 3A subunit 1, whose product MPAGPVQAMPPAQPAPPAESKPPEEDPKEEAAPAKPVVGIIYPPPEVRNIVDKTASFVARNGPEFEARIRQNEINNPKFNFLNPNDPYHAYYRHKVSEFKEGKAQEPSAAIPKVMQQQQSAQQQLPQKVQAQVIQEAVVPKEPPPEFEFIADPPSISAFDLDVVKLTAQFVARNGRQFLTQLMQKEQRNYQFDFLRPQHSLFNYFTKLVEQYTKILIPPKGLLLKLKKEAENPKEVLDQVYYRVEWAKFQERERKKEEEEKEKERVAYAQIDWHDFVVVETVDFQPNEQGNFPPPTTPEELGARILIQERYEKFGESEEVEMEVESDEEDEKQEKTDEPPTQLDQDTQVQDMDEGSDDEDEGQKVPPPPETPMPPPLPPTPDQVIVRKDYDPKASKPLPPAPAPDEYLVSPITGEKIPASKMQEHMRIGLLDPRWLEQRDRSIREKQSDDEVYAPGLDIESSLKQLAERRTDIFGVEETAIGKKIGEEEIQKPEEKVTWDGHSGSMARTQQAAQANITLQEQIEAIHKAKGLVPEDDSKEKIGPSKPNEMPQPPPPSSASNPPASAPPITSVPRPPTMPPPVRAAVVSAVPVMPRPPMTSVVRLPPGSVIATPMPPIIHTPRINVVPMPPSAPPIMSPRPPPMIVPTAFVPAPPVAPVPSPAPMPPVHPPPPMEDEPVSKKLKSEDSLIPEEEFLRRNKGPVTVKVQVPNMQDKTEWKLNGQVLVFTLPLSDQVSVIKVKIHEATGMPAGKQKLQYEGIFIKDSNSLAYYNMTSGSLIHLALKERGGRKK is encoded by the exons ATGCCGGCCGGACCCGTGCAAGCCATGCCTCCGGCGCAGCCAGCGCCCCCCGCCGAGAGCAAACCG CCAGAAGAGGACCCAAAAGAGGAAGCAGCACCAGCCAAGCCTGTGGTAGGAATTATTTACCCTCCTCCAGAGGTCAGGAATATTGTGGACAAGACCGCCAGCTTTGTAGCCAG aaaTGGTCCAGAATTTGAAGCTCGAATTCGtcagaatgaaataaataacCCCAAGTTCAATTTCTTGAATCCAAATGATCCTTACCATGCATATTACCGGCACAAAGTCAGTGAGTTCAAGGAGGGTAAAGCACAGGAGCCGTCAGCTGCTATTCCCAAGGTCatgcaacagcagcaaagtgctcagcagcagcttccaCAGAAG GTGCAGGCCCAGGTGATCCAGGAGGCGGTTGTTCCAAAAGAGCCACCTCCAGAGTTCGAGTTCATTGCAGACCCTCCCTCAATCTCTGCCTTTGACTTGGATGTGGTGAAGCTAACGGCGCAGTTTGTGGCTCGGAATGGGCGGCAGTTCTTGACACAGCTGAtgcagaaagagcagaggaactACCAGTTTGATTTCCTTCGCCCCCAGCACAGTCTCTTTAACTACTTCACTAAGCTGGTTGAACAGTACACAAAG ATCCTGATCCCACCTAAAGGCTTACTCCTCAAACTCAAGAAAGAGGCTGAAAATCCCAAAGAAGTCCTAGATCAG GTGTATTACAGAGTGGAGTGGGCAAAGTtccaggagagagagagaaagaaggaagaggaggagaaggaaaaggagcgTGTTGCTTATGCCCAGATTGACTGGCATGACTTTGTGGTTGTGGAAACAGTTGACTTTCAGCCCAACGAGCAAG GGAatttccctcctcccaccacTCCAGAAGAGTTGGGAGCTCGAATCCTAATCCAGGAGCGTTATGAGAAGTTTGGAGAAAGCGAGGAGGTAGAGATGGAGGTGGAGTCAGATgaggaagatgaaaagcaagagaaaacagatgAGCCCCCAACCCAGCTGGATCAAGACACCCAAGTGCAGGATATGGATGAG GGCTCAGATGATGAGGATGAAGGTCAGaaggttcctcctcctccagaaaCCCCAATGCCACCACCACTTCCTCCCACGCCAGATCAGGTCATTGTGCGGAAAGATTATGATCCCAAAG ccTCAAAACCATTACCGCCTGCCCCAGCTCCAGATGAGTATCTTGTTTCCCCCATCACTGGAGAGAAAATTCCTGCCAGTAAAATGCAAGAACACATGCGAATTGGTCTCCTGGATCCTCGATGGCTGGAGCAGCGTGATCGATCCATCCGTGAAAAGCAGAGCGATGATGAGGTCTACGCCCCAG GTTTGGATATTGAAAGCAGCTtgaagcagctggcagagcgCCGTACTGATATCTTCGGTGTAGAAGAGACTGCCATTGGTAAAAAGATAGGTGAAGAAGAAATCCAGAAACCCGAGGAAAAG GTGACCTGGGATGGGCACTCAGGCAGCATGGCCCGCACACAACAGGCTGCTCAGGCCAACATTACTCTCCAAGAGCAAATTGAAGCTATCCATAAGGCCAAGGGACTGGTGCCAGAAGATGACAGCAAGGAGAAGATTGGTCCCAGCAAACCCAATGAAATGCCCCAGCCACCCCCTCCTTCATCGGCATCAAATCCCCCAGCCAGCGCTCCGCCGATCACATCCGTGCCTCGTCCGCCCACC ATGCCCCCTCCCGTTCgtgctgctgttgtttctgcAGTTCCAGTCATGCCTCGTCCCCCGATGACTTCCGTGGTCCGTCTGCCCCCAGGATCCGTCATAGCCACCCCCATGCCACCAATAATCCACACCCCGCGCATCAACGTTGTCCCCATGccaccctctgctccccccaTCATGAGCCCCCGCCCGCCTCCCATGATAGTACCAACAG CATTCGTTCCTGCGCCTCCCGTGGCTCCAgttccttccccagcaccgaTGCCTCCCGTTCATCCGCCGCCGCCGATGGAGGATGAGCCAGTCTCAAAGAAACTGAAGAGCGAAGATAGCCTGATTCCAGAGGAGGAGTTTCTCCGCAGGAACAAG GGTCCGGTCACGGTCAAAGTCCAGGTTCCCAACATGCAGGACAAGACGGAATGGAAACTGAACGGCCAAGTGTTAGTGTTCACCCTGCCGCTCTCGGACCAG GTGTCTGTTATAAAGGTTAAGATCCACGAGGCCACAGGGATGCCAGCTGGGAAACAGAAGCTGCAGTACGAG